One genomic segment of Catalinimonas alkaloidigena includes these proteins:
- a CDS encoding vitamin K epoxide reductase family protein: MASKDDKHSTGMGSRGVVRPMDMHQNNSNDHQDHEGGGHEHHKMDHQQRLQMLHMHHQQTLWIYWMLVLLGFWLVLSPLTFSYGIGTVEPSGGREVWLSLSQRITVLKWSDIISGLLLIFFGWRSLTPNRPVSLWICCFIGVWLNIAPVLFWAPTAVAYYNDTLVGALIIALTILIPGMPNMIMYMKMGSKVPSGWSYNPSSWPQRWIMIVLAFAGWIVSRYLGAFQLGYIDQIWDPFFGEGSRLVLNSDMSHSLPVSDGMLGALAYTFEFLMGWMGSPSRWRTMPWMVALFGILVIPLGLVHIFLVISQPVIVGYWCTPCLLAAAIMLPMIPLEFDEVIAMGQHMVQAKRRGDNFWKVFWKGGEPFEHNEDERSPKLMELSKSPGKVIKASIWGMSIPWTLAVSTLLGIWLMFAPAAFGVSIEASAADINHLGGSLIVVVSVISMGEVVRRGRYLNILLGLLVAVVPWFLQDSNFVLNLSSAITGLLVAGLAIPRGPKKESYGLWDKYVK; this comes from the coding sequence ATGGCTAGCAAAGATGATAAGCACTCTACAGGCATGGGTTCCCGCGGTGTGGTCCGCCCTATGGATATGCATCAAAATAATAGCAACGACCATCAGGACCATGAAGGGGGCGGCCATGAACATCATAAGATGGATCACCAACAACGTCTGCAAATGTTGCACATGCACCATCAGCAAACTTTATGGATCTATTGGATGCTTGTGCTTTTAGGCTTCTGGCTGGTTTTGTCACCCTTGACTTTTAGCTATGGGATAGGAACAGTAGAACCTAGTGGGGGTCGGGAAGTTTGGCTTTCATTATCCCAAAGAATTACTGTACTCAAATGGAGCGATATCATCAGTGGGCTGCTGCTGATCTTCTTCGGTTGGCGGTCGCTGACACCCAACCGGCCTGTGAGTCTTTGGATATGCTGCTTTATTGGTGTATGGCTCAACATAGCGCCGGTGTTGTTCTGGGCACCAACTGCGGTGGCCTACTACAACGATACGCTGGTAGGTGCGCTGATTATTGCCCTGACCATCCTGATACCCGGTATGCCCAACATGATTATGTACATGAAGATGGGTTCAAAAGTACCTTCGGGTTGGAGCTATAACCCTTCCAGTTGGCCTCAGCGCTGGATCATGATTGTCTTAGCCTTTGCCGGATGGATAGTATCCCGCTACCTAGGGGCTTTTCAATTGGGTTACATAGATCAGATATGGGACCCTTTCTTTGGAGAAGGGAGCCGTTTGGTACTCAACTCTGATATGTCCCACTCCCTTCCGGTGTCTGATGGAATGCTTGGAGCCCTGGCTTATACTTTTGAATTTCTGATGGGTTGGATGGGAAGCCCTTCCCGCTGGCGCACTATGCCCTGGATGGTAGCACTATTTGGTATTCTAGTAATTCCCCTTGGTCTTGTACATATCTTCCTGGTGATTTCCCAGCCTGTAATTGTAGGGTATTGGTGTACACCCTGCTTGCTGGCCGCAGCTATTATGCTGCCCATGATTCCGCTGGAGTTTGATGAGGTAATAGCGATGGGGCAGCACATGGTACAGGCTAAACGGAGAGGAGACAATTTCTGGAAAGTATTCTGGAAAGGTGGAGAACCGTTCGAGCACAATGAAGATGAACGTTCTCCTAAGTTGATGGAGCTTTCGAAAAGTCCCGGAAAAGTAATCAAAGCCTCCATCTGGGGGATGAGCATTCCCTGGACGCTCGCTGTGTCTACGCTATTAGGCATTTGGCTGATGTTTGCTCCCGCTGCATTTGGGGTTAGTATAGAAGCTTCGGCAGCCGACATCAACCATCTGGGAGGTTCACTAATAGTAGTGGTATCGGTGATAAGCATGGGAGAAGTAGTGAGAAGAGGGCGTTATCTCAATATTTTGTTAGGATTATTAGTAGCTGTAGTCCCCTGGTTTTTACAGGATAGTAACTTTGTATTAAACCTAAGCAGTGCGATTACAGGGCTGCTAGTAGCCGGACTTGCTATACCACGAGGCCCTAAAAAAGAAAGCTATGGCCTATGGGATAAGTATGTAAAATAG
- a CDS encoding class I SAM-dependent DNA methyltransferase has product MKMSVNYYKNIADSYDKKWKSYTDNTLEIAIQHFPESLEGKTMLDFGCGTGELIRRILEKHPNLDHITGYDPVEEMLHQARKKIQHLPGYLRDKVKMQNQKNFENKYDLIVSTSVFHYLQHPDSEMVNLKAHLQKDGMLILLDYIKSGFLAKYFEWAIKRIDNMLIKCIASIKFKKFLEEQVLKLSIVKNLRLLFSGKALWFALPIKSKFPDKKILCQ; this is encoded by the coding sequence ATGAAAATGTCAGTCAACTACTACAAAAATATAGCAGACTCGTATGATAAGAAATGGAAGAGCTATACAGACAATACATTAGAAATAGCCATACAGCATTTCCCTGAATCATTGGAAGGAAAAACAATGCTTGATTTTGGCTGTGGTACTGGGGAACTAATCAGAAGGATATTGGAAAAACATCCTAATCTGGATCATATTACGGGTTATGATCCTGTAGAAGAAATGTTACACCAGGCCAGGAAGAAAATTCAACATCTCCCTGGGTACTTAAGAGATAAGGTAAAAATGCAAAATCAGAAAAACTTTGAGAATAAATATGACCTCATAGTATCTACAAGTGTCTTCCATTATCTTCAGCACCCTGATTCAGAGATGGTCAATCTTAAAGCACACTTGCAAAAAGACGGTATGTTGATTTTGTTAGATTATATAAAGAGCGGATTTCTAGCAAAGTACTTTGAATGGGCTATCAAACGCATAGACAACATGCTCATCAAGTGTATAGCCTCTATCAAATTCAAGAAATTCTTGGAAGAGCAGGTTTTAAAATTATCAATAGTGAAAAATTTACGATTACTTTTTTCTGGAAAGGCGTTGTGGTTTGCGCTACCCATAAAGAGTAAATTTCCGGATAAAAAGATTCTATGCCAATGA
- a CDS encoding potassium channel family protein yields the protein MNVIVFLVGLCIILITAHDFFYTTLSSNGAGIITHKVTKAIWSLFLNVSKLRSNRSVLKFSGITIMLFLFSMWIMLLWIGLFVMLVSEEISVVTSSKGLSASLLDKFYYSGYVLSTMGNGDFKPGAEFWQVITAIFSFAGFIFITTGISYIISVSSAIINKRTLSLTISNLGNTPQQILLRTWNGNDFSRLLNYVPQLQQQINRHVQNHMAFPILHFFHTGRKKDAIAVNITNLDEALSIVLLFGEPDKTNQGLTDGLHPLRDALYFYLASLKGPFIQATDGEQDFPNLSSLEGMPIKPSISGDEIKNNYDPLKQRRMLLSGLLQNGGWNWKDIYPSEKVH from the coding sequence ATGAATGTAATCGTATTTTTAGTGGGTTTATGCATCATATTGATAACCGCACATGACTTTTTCTATACTACCCTTTCTTCCAATGGAGCTGGAATAATCACGCATAAGGTCACTAAAGCTATTTGGAGCCTGTTCCTAAACGTAAGCAAGCTGAGGAGTAACAGAAGCGTATTGAAATTCTCTGGAATTACCATCATGCTATTTCTTTTTAGCATGTGGATTATGCTGCTCTGGATAGGTTTGTTTGTCATGCTGGTCAGTGAAGAAATTTCCGTAGTCACCTCTAGCAAAGGACTATCAGCTAGCCTACTTGATAAGTTTTATTATAGCGGTTATGTTTTGTCAACCATGGGAAATGGTGACTTCAAACCGGGAGCTGAATTTTGGCAGGTCATTACTGCTATTTTTTCGTTTGCAGGTTTCATTTTTATCACCACCGGTATCAGCTACATCATTTCTGTTTCTTCTGCTATTATCAACAAGCGAACGCTGAGCCTCACCATCAGTAACCTGGGTAACACCCCCCAGCAAATATTGCTTAGGACCTGGAATGGAAATGATTTCTCTCGGCTGCTCAACTATGTTCCTCAACTTCAGCAGCAGATCAACAGGCATGTTCAGAATCACATGGCCTTTCCGATTTTACATTTTTTTCATACAGGCCGGAAGAAAGATGCTATAGCTGTCAATATCACTAATCTGGATGAAGCACTCAGTATAGTTTTATTATTTGGTGAACCTGACAAAACCAATCAAGGGCTTACTGATGGTCTACATCCTTTGAGAGATGCCTTGTACTTTTATCTTGCTTCATTAAAAGGCCCTTTCATTCAAGCCACTGATGGTGAACAGGATTTTCCCAACCTTTCTTCATTAGAGGGAATGCCCATAAAACCGTCTATATCCGGGGATGAGATAAAAAATAATTATGATCCTTTAAAACAAAGAAGAATGTTGCTTTCCGGTTTATTACAAAATGGCGGATGGAATTGGAAAGACATTTACCCTTCAGAAAAAGTGCATTAA
- a CDS encoding four-helix bundle copper-binding protein — MADCIRTDHDCADSCHVAINFVARGSSHAKEAVRFCQTLCKACADECDKHEAQHCKACAEACRACEEACKQFLG; from the coding sequence ATGGCTGACTGTATCCGTACAGACCATGACTGTGCAGACTCTTGCCATGTAGCGATTAATTTCGTTGCCAGAGGAAGTAGTCATGCAAAAGAAGCAGTTCGCTTTTGCCAAACCCTCTGTAAAGCTTGCGCTGATGAATGTGACAAGCATGAAGCTCAACATTGCAAAGCGTGCGCCGAAGCTTGTCGGGCTTGTGAAGAGGCTTGCAAACAGTTCTTAGGCTAA
- a CDS encoding NADH-quinone oxidoreductase subunit A: MSPLIQYLILFGMLVFTTGLVGMIYLIKKSLEKTLEEPGKKVPAESGNLSPKPAWGRYHVHYYSFALLFLAFDMEMAYMYPWAVVYKELGIMALLDMGVFLMILFLGLIYTWNQGGLKRQ; the protein is encoded by the coding sequence ATGTCGCCACTTATACAGTACCTGATTCTATTTGGCATGCTGGTATTTACAACCGGCTTGGTAGGCATGATCTACCTGATCAAAAAATCATTGGAAAAAACGCTGGAAGAGCCAGGAAAGAAAGTGCCTGCTGAAAGTGGAAACTTATCGCCCAAGCCTGCCTGGGGACGCTATCATGTCCATTATTATAGCTTCGCCCTACTATTCCTGGCCTTTGATATGGAAATGGCTTATATGTACCCATGGGCAGTAGTGTATAAGGAGTTGGGCATTATGGCTCTGCTGGACATGGGTGTATTTCTGATGATTTTATTTCTGGGATTGATTTACACCTGGAATCAGGGAGGTTTAAAACGCCAATAA
- a CDS encoding complex I subunit 1 family protein, which produces MSQTIYWITTIFLFVAGVYLLAVMERWITYGRFDLLAPFKRSLALLGQESVTPRKMDKVFYETAPLLFIVATLMAAMVLPFGKGSPAIDLATGALFINAALAYIMVSILMAGWAPNGVYAMIGGWRFLGQLIAYSMPIVMAITATVMRAESMALTEIVNSQQSLWNIIYQPVGFLLFYLSAMAMAFLPPFDLPTAPGTLAGGVWAEFTAERLLVFRIGRLALIMTLSLATNVLFLGGWYGPWLPDYLWTFLKTLAVAASFFGVSRFAVRIRYDSLLEWSWKFATPAALFNILWVGILLLL; this is translated from the coding sequence ATGAGCCAAACTATTTACTGGATAACAACCATATTTTTATTTGTAGCAGGTGTATACCTGCTGGCTGTGATGGAACGTTGGATAACCTACGGCAGATTTGACCTGCTGGCTCCTTTCAAAAGATCCTTGGCGCTACTGGGACAAGAATCTGTTACTCCTCGCAAAATGGATAAAGTATTTTATGAAACGGCCCCACTGCTGTTTATTGTAGCTACCTTGATGGCAGCTATGGTATTACCTTTTGGCAAAGGAAGCCCGGCAATAGATTTAGCTACTGGTGCTTTATTTATCAATGCAGCCCTGGCTTACATTATGGTATCTATATTGATGGCTGGCTGGGCACCTAACGGAGTATATGCTATGATTGGTGGATGGCGGTTTCTGGGACAACTTATTGCGTACTCTATGCCTATCGTGATGGCGATCACCGCCACGGTGATGCGGGCTGAATCTATGGCTTTGACTGAAATAGTAAATTCCCAACAAAGTTTATGGAACATCATCTATCAACCAGTGGGATTTTTGTTGTTCTATCTGTCAGCAATGGCTATGGCCTTTCTACCCCCTTTTGACTTGCCTACAGCTCCAGGAACCTTAGCCGGGGGAGTATGGGCTGAGTTTACAGCCGAACGCTTATTGGTTTTTCGCATAGGCAGGCTCGCTTTGATCATGACCTTATCTTTGGCTACTAATGTACTTTTTTTAGGCGGCTGGTATGGCCCCTGGCTGCCGGATTATCTCTGGACTTTTCTAAAAACATTAGCAGTAGCTGCTAGCTTTTTCGGGGTCAGCCGCTTTGCCGTACGCATCCGATACGATAGCCTGCTGGAATGGAGCTGGAAATTTGCCACTCCGGCCGCTTTATTTAATATTCTTTGGGTAGGTATACTTTTATTGTTATGA
- a CDS encoding NADH-quinone oxidoreductase subunit J → MNETRFIFLIFFGLVAIWFGWRVFMTSSMVRSALSLLASMVAIGAMFFAMEAEFLGVLQIMMMATEMSIMAIFMMMYMMDPGGLMGMDMSHQKSASISGGILVGAFAIGVAMLTSWGGMALEAPLPSKQNHDLGIEVMKRSMMIFESAGVSILVAMIAATATALPYKNNQL, encoded by the coding sequence ATGAATGAAACACGTTTCATATTCCTGATATTTTTTGGCTTAGTGGCTATCTGGTTCGGCTGGCGTGTATTTATGACCAGCTCTATGGTACGCTCTGCCCTTTCCCTGCTGGCTTCTATGGTAGCCATCGGTGCGATGTTTTTTGCGATGGAAGCGGAGTTTCTGGGCGTACTCCAAATCATGATGATGGCTACGGAAATGAGCATCATGGCAATCTTTATGATGATGTATATGATGGACCCCGGTGGCCTGATGGGCATGGACATGAGCCATCAGAAATCAGCTTCCATCAGCGGTGGCATATTGGTAGGGGCATTTGCGATCGGGGTAGCAATGCTGACCAGTTGGGGAGGAATGGCTTTGGAAGCTCCCTTGCCTTCAAAGCAGAATCACGATTTGGGCATTGAAGTTATGAAGAGGTCAATGATGATTTTTGAATCAGCCGGAGTAAGCATATTGGTCGCTATGATTGCTGCCACAGCCACCGCTTTGCCTTACAAAAATAATCAATTGTAG
- the nuoK gene encoding NADH-quinone oxidoreductase subunit NuoK, whose translation MELSITLIISAILFGIGLYGALGQTNLVMIMMGVELMLGASMLNLVAFWRFLHPETFSLQMFVLVVMTVMALEAAVGFGIATQRFRTKGSIESEEASDLKG comes from the coding sequence ATGGAACTAAGCATTACATTAATTATAAGTGCCATATTGTTTGGCATAGGTCTATACGGAGCCTTGGGGCAGACCAACCTGGTCATGATCATGATGGGTGTAGAACTGATGCTGGGAGCAAGCATGCTCAATCTGGTGGCTTTCTGGCGATTCCTGCATCCTGAAACCTTCTCCCTACAAATGTTTGTGCTGGTGGTGATGACTGTCATGGCCCTGGAAGCAGCGGTAGGATTTGGGATTGCCACCCAGCGATTTCGTACTAAGGGTTCAATAGAATCTGAGGAAGCCAGCGACTTAAAAGGATAG
- a CDS encoding NADH-quinone oxidoreductase subunit L gives MIATLVLTPFIACIGIYLFKRKADVIALTGALLSLVAAFLLVFRVKGDSRVKVEIAGLPEMPFLLEADQSSATLAVVVAVVVFFIFLYARGYMAAEKGKVWFWAGMSLFVAAMQLLVMAADWILFITGWEIMGFASYLLIGTWHWEKHAQKSANKAFLLTRFTDLGLYIGIFIIIIDQETSQISATPTQGISILGALAVLLAVMGKSAQVPFQSWLSGAMAGPTPVSALLHSATMVAAGAILLLRVYPLLPESSLIWIGFVGGITILLTGMTAIVSRDVKQMLAASTSSQLGFMLLAVGAGFPGAAFAHLLAHAFMKSSLFLGSGIYQHAKDSTSFADIAGLGKKLKISFFAFAIAGIALAGIPPFIGYWSKDGILAAGLQASVTGWYFPVALIGAFFTAIYMGRAIRILWGDAPEHEKNEHFIEKVNWMRAGLLVLVLVVAIGGFWLEPLVKFAEYKIPKNEIAKYSGLAVAIAGLAAGWFLHMHSLFGKSSNFLASHYPLAGGYQSIIVKPVLKLAFWTDRLDQVIHAAVLKAGTSFATISHFTQEIDQFFSNLTNKAGSFSLKLGGLSRKLEESGIELWIASLTSSVQELGKYSKQTQSGRVHKELVWSVGGMLVLMIILIFSMI, from the coding sequence ATGATAGCAACACTAGTTTTAACTCCCTTCATCGCCTGCATAGGCATCTACCTGTTCAAAAGAAAAGCAGATGTAATCGCTTTGACAGGTGCACTACTAAGTCTGGTGGCAGCCTTCCTGCTGGTATTCAGGGTAAAGGGCGATAGTAGGGTCAAAGTAGAAATAGCCGGTTTGCCTGAGATGCCTTTTCTGCTGGAAGCTGACCAAAGTTCTGCTACACTTGCGGTGGTAGTCGCTGTCGTGGTTTTCTTCATTTTCCTCTACGCCAGAGGGTATATGGCAGCAGAAAAAGGAAAAGTGTGGTTCTGGGCAGGCATGTCTTTGTTTGTGGCTGCCATGCAACTGCTGGTGATGGCCGCTGACTGGATCTTGTTCATCACCGGCTGGGAAATCATGGGCTTTGCTTCCTATCTGTTAATAGGCACCTGGCACTGGGAAAAGCATGCACAAAAGAGTGCCAATAAAGCTTTTTTACTTACCCGCTTCACAGATCTGGGATTATACATAGGTATTTTTATTATCATTATCGACCAGGAAACTAGTCAGATTTCGGCAACACCCACACAGGGAATTTCTATACTAGGCGCTTTGGCCGTACTGCTGGCTGTAATGGGAAAGTCTGCCCAGGTACCTTTTCAGAGTTGGCTTTCCGGAGCCATGGCCGGCCCTACCCCTGTATCTGCTCTTCTGCACTCTGCCACTATGGTCGCTGCGGGAGCCATCCTGTTGCTCAGAGTTTATCCTCTGTTGCCAGAAAGTTCACTCATCTGGATAGGCTTCGTCGGTGGTATCACCATCCTATTGACCGGAATGACAGCTATTGTCTCAAGAGATGTTAAACAAATGCTGGCAGCCTCTACATCCAGTCAGTTAGGGTTCATGCTATTAGCGGTAGGCGCCGGATTTCCTGGCGCTGCTTTTGCACACCTGCTGGCACATGCTTTTATGAAAAGCAGCCTGTTTCTTGGATCTGGCATTTACCAGCATGCAAAAGATTCCACTTCTTTTGCCGATATCGCCGGTCTGGGGAAGAAACTTAAAATTTCATTTTTCGCCTTTGCTATAGCTGGAATTGCCCTGGCAGGTATTCCTCCTTTCATCGGCTACTGGTCCAAGGATGGTATACTAGCTGCAGGACTTCAAGCCTCAGTAACCGGATGGTATTTTCCGGTAGCCCTTATCGGGGCTTTCTTTACTGCCATCTATATGGGAAGAGCCATCCGAATTTTATGGGGAGATGCTCCTGAGCACGAAAAGAATGAACATTTTATTGAAAAGGTTAACTGGATGCGGGCGGGTTTGCTCGTGCTGGTATTGGTAGTGGCTATCGGAGGATTCTGGCTGGAGCCTTTGGTAAAATTTGCTGAATACAAAATTCCTAAAAATGAAATAGCCAAATATAGTGGATTAGCAGTGGCAATTGCTGGTTTGGCAGCAGGCTGGTTTTTGCATATGCACTCTCTTTTCGGGAAGTCAAGTAATTTTCTGGCCAGCCACTACCCATTGGCAGGGGGTTACCAGTCTATCATTGTAAAGCCTGTTCTCAAATTAGCATTCTGGACAGACCGGCTTGATCAGGTGATTCATGCTGCGGTGCTTAAGGCAGGAACTTCTTTTGCTACTATCTCCCACTTTACCCAGGAGATTGACCAGTTCTTTAGCAACCTCACAAACAAGGCCGGCAGCTTCAGCCTAAAATTGGGCGGCCTATCCCGTAAGCTGGAAGAAAGTGGCATAGAGCTCTGGATAGCTTCTCTTACCTCATCAGTTCAAGAACTGGGTAAGTACAGCAAACAAACCCAATCTGGTAGGGTGCACAAAGAGCTGGTGTGGTCAGTAGGCGGCATGTTGGTACTTATGATAATTCTCATTTTTTCAATGATATAA
- a CDS encoding complex I subunit 4 family protein codes for MEDFSFPILSIIIFLPLIGALVVLFTKPDQSKPAYGIGITSSALSLLSAILLWIRGVEGSFSQVEELTWIPSLGAAYRVGVDGISFPLVLLTTLLFLTSLIFSTKIKEKAQTYVALVLLLETACLGVFLSLDLLLFYVFFEITLVGMYFIIAGWGHEHAKKAALTFFIYTLVGSLFLLLALLSLYLHADPHTFDMREFIAAPVLKGLAAALTFWGFFLAFAIKTPLFPFHTWLPTAHTEAPAPGSAILAGVLLKLGAYGFIRFALQMMPEAFREFAPFVMVIAVISALYGAFVALAQTDIKRMVAYTSVNHMGYLVFGVAVAAVAGNTARTQALDGAVLQMVSHGVVTGALFLLVGSLQDRVQTREMANISGLLHTAPVLGGLFILASFASLGLPGLAHFPAEFQIFLGGFSVYPVAVGFIVIGLLITSGLYLRAIQKVFMGKKPEGLTSRDDLHAYELWALIPLILSILTLGLFPEILLSVIHETTKMLGI; via the coding sequence ATGGAAGATTTTTCTTTTCCTATACTTTCTATCATCATCTTTCTCCCTCTTATCGGGGCACTGGTGGTGCTTTTTACCAAACCTGATCAGTCTAAACCTGCCTATGGAATCGGGATCACTTCTTCCGCACTTTCATTGCTAAGCGCTATCCTGTTATGGATCAGAGGTGTGGAAGGTAGCTTTTCACAAGTGGAAGAGCTTACCTGGATTCCTTCCCTGGGAGCAGCCTATCGGGTGGGCGTGGATGGCATCAGCTTTCCACTGGTGTTACTTACCACATTGCTGTTCTTAACCTCCCTTATTTTCTCCACCAAGATCAAAGAAAAGGCTCAAACCTATGTAGCCCTGGTATTACTGCTGGAAACTGCCTGTCTGGGCGTATTTTTATCGCTGGACCTGCTCCTTTTTTATGTTTTCTTTGAAATTACGCTGGTAGGTATGTACTTCATCATCGCAGGCTGGGGACATGAACATGCCAAGAAAGCGGCCCTGACCTTCTTTATTTATACCTTGGTAGGAAGCCTCTTCCTGCTACTGGCGCTGCTCTCCCTATACTTGCATGCTGATCCGCATACTTTTGACATGCGGGAGTTTATAGCTGCACCTGTGCTTAAGGGACTGGCGGCAGCGCTTACTTTCTGGGGATTTTTCCTGGCTTTTGCCATCAAAACACCGCTTTTCCCTTTTCATACCTGGTTGCCTACCGCCCACACTGAAGCCCCTGCTCCCGGTAGTGCTATCCTGGCCGGAGTTTTACTGAAGTTGGGGGCATATGGCTTTATCCGTTTCGCCCTACAAATGATGCCCGAAGCCTTTCGTGAATTTGCCCCCTTTGTGATGGTGATAGCAGTTATTTCAGCACTCTATGGTGCTTTTGTGGCCCTGGCACAGACAGACATCAAGCGGATGGTAGCTTATACGAGTGTAAATCACATGGGGTATCTTGTATTTGGAGTGGCGGTAGCGGCGGTGGCAGGAAACACTGCCCGAACACAAGCATTGGATGGTGCTGTGCTGCAAATGGTTAGTCATGGCGTAGTGACAGGAGCCCTTTTTCTCTTAGTGGGGTCTTTACAGGATAGGGTACAAACCCGTGAAATGGCTAATATCAGTGGCTTACTCCATACTGCCCCCGTACTGGGTGGGCTTTTTATTCTAGCCTCTTTTGCCTCACTTGGTCTTCCCGGACTGGCACACTTTCCAGCCGAGTTTCAGATTTTTCTGGGTGGATTTAGCGTATACCCCGTAGCTGTAGGTTTTATCGTCATCGGGCTGCTCATTACCTCCGGGCTTTACCTAAGGGCGATTCAAAAAGTATTTATGGGCAAAAAGCCTGAAGGGCTAACAAGTCGGGATGATTTACATGCTTATGAACTATGGGCACTTATCCCCCTAATACTATCTATTTTGACCCTTGGTCTTTTTCCTGAAATTCTGCTCTCAGTGATTCATGAAACCACAAAAATGCTTGGAATATGA
- a CDS encoding NADH-quinone oxidoreductase subunit N, with protein sequence MSQMARDLILIMPQIIVLLTAVVALIWEMFRKPLGSLLALAIGMLAAAGLSISRLGLDTTAFSQTFRIDVLNHWSVIILCPASVLFALLARRELRGTDREGTVYSLLGFSTLGSLLLAGSGDVMFIVLGILMNSLSGFALAAYPKTDKATEGAMKYFVYGSVTGALMIFGLTYWVGISGSTLLSALNDSTLPPLPMIFGLVTLVVGISYAASIFPFHFWTPDTFEGAPVSIAAFLSVIPKIGAIYALAQVAREIPTELLDWPLMLAILAVLSMTFGNVVALWQQNIIRLLAYSTVAQAGYFLLGVVAMQQSSLAEQSLVIFGIAYAVMNTGAFAIVLANGNKMEDFKGVGKSSPWTGVAMTIFLFSLVGIPPLAGFAGKFLLFGAAIDSQFTWLAIAAILNSVISLTVYLRIIVPMYFQQDASDKHTNSRLVSFVWLCCLFFTVAVGLGMQFFL encoded by the coding sequence ATGAGCCAGATGGCCAGAGACTTAATCCTGATCATGCCCCAGATCATCGTCCTGCTCACCGCAGTGGTAGCTTTGATATGGGAAATGTTCAGAAAACCTTTGGGCAGTCTCCTTGCTTTGGCGATTGGCATGTTAGCTGCTGCCGGTCTGAGCATTAGTAGGTTAGGGTTAGACACTACAGCTTTCTCCCAAACTTTCAGGATAGATGTGCTCAATCACTGGTCAGTCATCATCCTCTGCCCTGCCTCTGTTCTTTTCGCTTTGCTGGCTCGGAGAGAACTCCGAGGCACAGACCGTGAAGGAACCGTCTATAGTCTGCTGGGATTTTCTACGCTGGGTTCTCTCTTACTGGCAGGAAGCGGAGATGTGATGTTTATTGTACTAGGAATACTGATGAACAGCCTGAGCGGTTTTGCCCTGGCTGCCTATCCCAAAACCGACAAGGCTACCGAAGGCGCCATGAAATACTTTGTATACGGATCAGTGACGGGGGCGCTTATGATCTTTGGCTTAACTTACTGGGTTGGCATAAGTGGCAGCACTTTGCTTTCCGCTTTAAATGATTCAACTTTGCCTCCTTTGCCAATGATTTTTGGGTTGGTAACGCTAGTGGTAGGCATCAGCTATGCAGCCTCAATCTTTCCCTTTCATTTCTGGACTCCGGATACTTTTGAAGGAGCACCCGTTTCCATCGCAGCTTTTCTTTCTGTGATACCTAAAATAGGTGCCATTTATGCACTAGCTCAGGTAGCTCGTGAGATTCCGACAGAACTGTTGGACTGGCCTCTTATGCTTGCTATTCTTGCTGTGCTCTCCATGACATTTGGTAATGTGGTGGCTCTGTGGCAGCAAAATATCATCAGACTGCTTGCTTACTCTACTGTTGCCCAGGCAGGATATTTTTTGTTAGGCGTTGTAGCCATGCAGCAAAGCAGCTTGGCAGAACAGTCGCTGGTTATCTTTGGAATTGCCTATGCGGTGATGAATACCGGAGCTTTTGCCATTGTCTTAGCCAATGGTAATAAGATGGAAGACTTCAAGGGAGTTGGCAAATCATCTCCCTGGACTGGCGTAGCCATGACCATCTTTTTGTTTTCGCTGGTAGGTATTCCTCCCTTAGCAGGGTTTGCCGGTAAATTCCTGTTGTTTGGCGCAGCCATTGACAGCCAGTTTACCTGGCTCGCCATTGCTGCTATCCTGAATAGCGTAATCTCTTTGACAGTGTATCTGCGCATCATTGTGCCTATGTACTTTCAGCAGGATGCCTCCGATAAACATACAAATTCTCGGTTAGTGTCTTTTGTGTGGCTCTGTTGTCTGTTTTTTACTGTGGCAGTAGGACTTGGAATGCAGTTCTTCTTGTGA
- a CDS encoding recombinase family protein, translating to MHPDNQRYEILKYADVKKLSIDTWIEETVSGSKKVEQRKLGPYLNKMQSAYLLIVSELSRLGRNLMEVMSILHTCMEKEIKVFTVKEKYELGNNINS from the coding sequence ATGCACCCGGACAATCAGCGCTATGAAATCCTTAAATATGCTGATGTCAAAAAACTTTCCATTGATACCTGGATAGAGGAAACTGTCAGTGGCTCCAAAAAAGTAGAGCAAAGAAAATTGGGTCCTTATTTGAACAAGATGCAAAGTGCTTACTTACTGATTGTTTCTGAGCTTTCCCGTCTAGGCCGTAACCTTATGGAAGTCATGAGTATCCTTCATACCTGTATGGAGAAAGAAATCAAAGTTTTTACAGTGAAGGAGAAATATGAGTTGGGCAACAACATCAATTCCTAA